The proteins below come from a single Leptotrichia sp. oral taxon 223 genomic window:
- the lptB gene encoding LPS export ABC transporter ATP-binding protein, translated as MARKISIEADSLKKIYKNREVVKNVSLAMEKGEVVGLLGPNGAGKTTTFYMITGIVRPNHGRVMYNGEEITTLPMYKRARLGLGYLPQEASVFRNLTVEENIVSVLEMRGVNKKERIATMQNLIEEFKLSHVAKSLGYALSGGERRRVEIARTISTNPDFILLDEPFAGVDPIAVEDIQNIIMQLKERGLGILITDHNVRETLRITERAYIMAEGTILIAGTGQQIANDETARRVYLGDNFKLD; from the coding sequence ATGGCTAGAAAAATTAGTATAGAAGCCGATAGCTTGAAAAAAATATATAAAAACAGGGAAGTTGTAAAAAATGTAAGCCTGGCAATGGAAAAGGGCGAAGTTGTGGGACTGCTCGGGCCTAACGGGGCAGGAAAGACAACTACCTTTTATATGATTACAGGGATTGTAAGGCCAAATCACGGAAGAGTAATGTACAATGGAGAGGAAATTACAACTTTGCCTATGTATAAGAGAGCTAGGCTTGGACTTGGATATCTGCCGCAGGAGGCCTCTGTCTTTAGGAACTTGACTGTAGAGGAAAATATTGTGTCGGTTCTGGAAATGCGGGGAGTGAACAAAAAAGAAAGAATTGCCACGATGCAGAATTTAATCGAGGAATTCAAGTTATCCCATGTTGCAAAAAGCTTGGGATATGCACTTTCTGGAGGGGAACGCAGACGTGTGGAAATTGCTAGAACCATTTCTACAAATCCAGACTTTATACTGCTGGATGAACCTTTTGCGGGAGTAGATCCGATTGCAGTTGAGGATATCCAGAATATAATAATGCAGCTAAAGGAACGTGGACTTGGAATACTAATTACCGATCATAACGTGCGTGAAACGTTGAGAATTACAGAAAGAGCATATATAATGGCGGAAGGCACAATTCTGATTGCAGGAACAGGACAGCAGATTGCAAATGATGAAACGGCTAGAAGAGTTTATCTAGGGGATAACTTCAAACTTGATTAG
- a CDS encoding Type 1 glutamine amidotransferase-like domain-containing protein, with product MKNMILTSSLYESIELVKKFLDKNTESKKILFIPTATNVDEYKKYIYLTQKAFEDFGYEVENFDVSIFSEEIVKEKLSEAKIVFISGGNTFYLLQELKKKNLISYLKERIEDGLIYIGESAGSVIATPDIEYASIVDDKTLATELDDYAGLNLVDFYIVPHFEEEPFVESSRKTVELYKDKLDLKLINNKEAILVENNNFTILK from the coding sequence TTGAAAAATATGATTTTAACATCGTCTTTATACGAAAGTATAGAACTTGTAAAAAAATTTTTAGATAAAAATACTGAAAGTAAGAAAATATTGTTTATTCCAACAGCAACTAATGTGGATGAATATAAAAAATACATATATCTTACCCAAAAGGCATTTGAAGATTTTGGTTATGAAGTGGAAAATTTTGATGTTTCTATTTTTTCAGAAGAGATTGTAAAAGAGAAATTATCAGAAGCGAAAATAGTTTTTATTTCTGGTGGAAATACATTTTATTTATTACAGGAATTAAAAAAGAAAAATTTAATATCTTATTTGAAAGAAAGAATAGAAGATGGACTGATTTATATTGGAGAATCGGCAGGTTCGGTAATAGCTACTCCTGATATAGAGTATGCCTCTATAGTTGATGATAAGACATTAGCAACAGAATTAGATGATTATGCAGGATTAAATTTAGTAGATTTTTACATAGTTCCTCATTTTGAGGAAGAGCCTTTTGTGGAAAGTTCGAGAAAAACTGTTGAATTATATAAAGATAAATTGGATTTGAAACTGATTAATAATAAAGAAGCAATATTAGTTGAAAATAATAATTTTACAATATTAAAGTAA
- the alaS gene encoding alanine--tRNA ligase yields MTGNEIRKSFVDFFKSKEHKHFESASLIPDDKSLLLTVAGMVPFKPFFLGEKEAPFKRITTYQKCIRTNDLENVGRTPRHHTFFEMLGNFSFGDYFKKEAIEWSWEYITKVLKLEEDRLWVSVYKTDDEAYEIWNKEIGVPAERIVKLGEEDNWWAAGPVGSCGPCSEIYYDTQNMGKNNEEADRKPGDDGDRFLEIWNLVFTEWNRLEDGSLVPLPEKNIDTGAGLERIASVVQNKDNNFDTDLFTNIIKGIKSVLEIQGNENEEAIKIIADHVRASVFLIGDGVLPSNEGRGYILRKIIRRAFGAGSAAKQKVFEKEDIFLYKLVPYVLETMNEAYPELAEKQEYIEKVIRLEEERFATTLKNGTEMLEEEIQNLKVTDQKELPAELTFKLYDTFGFPFELTKLILENQGFEASEEEFEKKLAEQVQRSKDSRTTISDMIKDEFIDEFFEKHGKTEFTGYLQNFEEESTLLHIAKSEGISGYEMIFDKTPFYAESGGQVADTGIITSGEFEGRVVNVVKKHDVFIHQVEITRGIAPAVGVEVKMQIDVNRRKDIQRNHTATHILHKVLRENLGTHVEQSGSLVDDEKLRFDFSHYEAISPEMIEKIEKGVNDIILSNLQVKINYENIEDAKARGAMALFSDKYGDIVRVVEIDGYSIELCGGTHVKSTGEIGLFNIESESGIASGTRRITATTGHKSLNYVNRLEDKIKEISDIFRTDEKNVVDIIEKYIGDMRAAVKVHEEMQTKLVKYEINEMLENVKAVNDVKVLKTSFEDKNVDELKEIVDRGKEKMQSGIIILGTNNNGKAIFVVGVTKDLISKVKAGEIVKVAAQVAGGNGGGRPDFAQAGGKNGSAVKEAVEKAFEFVTEKLQ; encoded by the coding sequence ATGACAGGAAATGAAATAAGAAAAAGTTTTGTGGATTTTTTTAAATCGAAGGAGCATAAGCATTTTGAAAGTGCGTCGCTTATACCAGATGATAAGAGCTTATTGCTGACTGTAGCGGGGATGGTTCCATTTAAGCCGTTTTTTCTGGGAGAAAAAGAGGCGCCGTTTAAAAGAATTACCACTTATCAGAAATGCATCAGGACTAATGACTTGGAAAATGTTGGGAGAACGCCTAGACATCATACGTTTTTTGAAATGTTAGGTAATTTCTCATTTGGAGATTATTTTAAAAAGGAAGCTATCGAATGGTCTTGGGAATATATAACGAAAGTATTGAAATTGGAAGAGGACAGACTTTGGGTATCTGTGTATAAAACAGATGATGAGGCTTATGAGATCTGGAACAAGGAAATTGGAGTGCCGGCAGAAAGAATTGTTAAACTTGGAGAAGAGGATAACTGGTGGGCAGCAGGACCTGTGGGATCTTGCGGGCCTTGTAGCGAGATTTATTACGATACTCAGAATATGGGGAAAAATAACGAAGAAGCTGACAGAAAGCCGGGAGACGATGGAGATAGATTTTTAGAAATCTGGAATCTGGTATTTACTGAATGGAACAGACTTGAAGATGGTTCACTTGTGCCACTTCCAGAAAAGAATATTGACACAGGGGCAGGACTTGAAAGAATTGCTTCTGTTGTGCAAAACAAGGATAACAACTTTGATACTGATTTATTTACAAATATTATAAAAGGGATAAAATCTGTACTTGAAATTCAAGGAAATGAAAATGAGGAAGCAATAAAAATTATTGCCGATCACGTAAGAGCCTCAGTATTTTTGATTGGAGATGGAGTATTGCCGTCAAATGAAGGGCGTGGATATATTTTAAGAAAAATTATAAGACGTGCTTTTGGAGCTGGAAGTGCCGCAAAACAGAAGGTTTTTGAAAAAGAAGACATATTTCTCTATAAATTAGTGCCTTATGTTCTTGAAACAATGAATGAAGCATATCCAGAACTGGCTGAAAAACAGGAATACATTGAAAAAGTTATAAGGCTGGAAGAGGAAAGGTTTGCAACAACTTTGAAAAATGGAACTGAAATGCTGGAAGAGGAAATCCAGAACTTAAAGGTAACAGATCAGAAGGAATTGCCAGCTGAACTGACTTTTAAGCTGTACGACACTTTTGGATTCCCATTTGAACTTACAAAATTGATTTTGGAAAATCAAGGATTTGAAGCCTCGGAAGAAGAATTTGAGAAAAAGCTGGCAGAGCAGGTGCAACGTTCAAAGGACAGCAGAACAACAATTTCTGATATGATAAAAGATGAATTTATAGACGAATTTTTTGAAAAACACGGAAAAACCGAATTTACTGGATATTTGCAAAATTTTGAGGAAGAAAGCACGCTTTTACATATTGCCAAAAGTGAAGGAATTTCAGGATATGAGATGATATTTGACAAAACGCCGTTTTATGCTGAATCTGGAGGGCAAGTTGCTGATACGGGAATTATTACTTCTGGAGAATTTGAAGGAAGAGTTGTAAACGTGGTTAAAAAACACGATGTCTTTATTCATCAGGTTGAAATCACAAGGGGAATTGCTCCAGCTGTAGGCGTGGAAGTGAAAATGCAAATTGATGTAAATCGTAGAAAGGATATTCAGAGAAATCATACGGCTACACATATTTTACACAAAGTTTTAAGAGAAAATCTTGGAACACATGTTGAGCAGTCTGGATCGCTTGTGGATGATGAAAAATTAAGATTTGACTTTTCACATTATGAGGCAATTAGTCCAGAAATGATTGAAAAAATTGAAAAAGGTGTAAATGACATTATTTTATCAAATTTACAGGTAAAAATTAATTATGAAAATATTGAAGATGCAAAAGCAAGAGGAGCAATGGCACTTTTCTCGGATAAATACGGAGATATAGTCCGTGTTGTTGAAATTGACGGATATTCCATTGAACTTTGCGGAGGAACGCACGTTAAATCGACTGGAGAAATCGGATTATTCAATATTGAATCTGAAAGCGGGATTGCTTCAGGAACACGTAGAATTACAGCCACAACTGGACATAAGAGCTTAAATTATGTAAACAGGCTTGAAGACAAGATAAAGGAAATATCTGATATTTTCAGAACAGATGAAAAAAATGTCGTAGACATTATAGAAAAATATATTGGAGATATGAGAGCCGCAGTGAAAGTGCATGAAGAAATGCAGACAAAACTTGTAAAATACGAAATTAATGAAATGCTTGAAAACGTTAAAGCAGTAAATGACGTAAAAGTGTTAAAAACTTCATTTGAAGATAAAAATGTTGATGAGCTGAAAGAGATTGTAGACAGGGGAAAAGAAAAAATGCAGTCTGGAATCATTATTTTGGGAACAAATAACAATGGAAAGGCAATTTTTGTAGTCGGAGTTACAAAAGACCTGATTTCAAAAGTAAAAGCTGGAGAAATAGTAAAAGTTGCAGCGCAGGTTGCTGGCGGGAACGGTGGAGGACGTCCTGACTTTGCACAGGCTGGCGGGAAAAATGGAAGTGCTGTAAAAGAAGCTGTTGAAAAGGCATTTGAGTTTGTGACTGAAAAATTGCAATAG
- the ruvX gene encoding Holliday junction resolvase RuvX, which translates to MKKFIGLDVGDVRIGVAKCDPLGILATALEVIDRTKTNPVERIKEILDDEGTKKVVVGLPKSLDGTKKRQVEKVEEFVEDLKKEISGIQIIFVDERYTTTEAEHYLKNYSKKNGKERRKVVDMVAASIILQKYLDTLA; encoded by the coding sequence ATGAAAAAATTTATTGGATTAGATGTGGGAGATGTCAGAATTGGAGTTGCAAAATGTGATCCTTTGGGAATTTTAGCGACTGCTCTCGAAGTAATCGACAGGACAAAGACAAATCCCGTTGAAAGAATAAAGGAAATACTGGATGATGAAGGCACAAAAAAAGTCGTTGTTGGACTTCCGAAAAGTTTGGATGGAACTAAAAAAAGACAAGTTGAAAAAGTTGAAGAATTTGTGGAAGATCTGAAAAAAGAAATATCTGGAATTCAGATTATTTTTGTGGATGAAAGGTATACGACGACAGAAGCAGAACATTATTTGAAAAATTATTCTAAAAAGAATGGGAAAGAGCGAAGAAAAGTTGTGGATATGGTAGCAGCATCAATCATTTTGCAAAAATATCTAGATACATTAGCTTAG
- the secD gene encoding protein translocase subunit SecD, which translates to MQNKKSHYVWLLLVIFVPALILYFNKVKLGLDLRGGTSVVLQAQGKIEPDTMSKVRNIIERRVNSIGVAEPVIQLSGNDKLIVELAGIKDPQKAVELIGTTAKLEFRIKNKDGSYGPVLLEGSALKSAGVSRDQVGMPSVSFELNSQGANTFAKITRENIGKQLAIMLDNKEQSAPTINSEINGGSGIITGRFSMEEANNLANLLKSGALPVEIKIVENRTVGATLGVDSIRQTGIAGLIALGVISVFMIAIYKIPGIVADIALLINGILVLGLLSGIGAALTLPGIAGFILTLGMAVDSNVITYERIKEELRLGESLHDAVERGYENAFPAIIDGNITTLLVAAVLFFLGTGPIKGFAVTLSLGVVATVITGVFVSKVILRLLIKTFNIKREHLFWKGALNED; encoded by the coding sequence ATGCAGAATAAAAAATCACATTATGTTTGGTTACTTTTGGTAATTTTTGTTCCAGCCCTTATTTTGTACTTTAATAAAGTAAAACTGGGACTTGATTTACGTGGTGGAACATCGGTTGTGTTGCAGGCGCAGGGGAAAATTGAGCCTGATACAATGAGCAAGGTTAGAAATATTATTGAAAGACGGGTAAATAGCATTGGAGTTGCTGAGCCTGTTATTCAGCTTAGCGGAAATGATAAACTGATAGTGGAGCTTGCGGGGATAAAAGATCCTCAAAAGGCTGTTGAACTGATTGGTACGACAGCAAAGCTGGAATTTAGGATAAAAAATAAGGATGGTTCTTACGGACCTGTTCTATTGGAGGGTTCCGCATTAAAATCAGCAGGAGTTTCCAGGGATCAGGTTGGAATGCCTTCTGTAAGTTTTGAGTTAAATTCACAAGGAGCAAATACTTTTGCCAAGATTACAAGGGAAAATATTGGAAAGCAATTGGCAATAATGCTTGATAACAAGGAACAATCAGCTCCTACAATTAATAGCGAGATTAATGGAGGAAGCGGAATTATAACTGGAAGATTTTCAATGGAAGAAGCGAACAATCTTGCAAATCTGTTAAAATCAGGAGCATTGCCTGTGGAAATTAAAATTGTTGAAAATAGGACAGTTGGAGCAACACTTGGCGTGGATTCGATAAGACAGACTGGAATAGCAGGGCTGATTGCCTTAGGTGTAATTTCAGTATTTATGATTGCTATTTATAAGATACCGGGAATTGTTGCAGACATAGCGCTTTTAATAAACGGAATTCTAGTTTTAGGACTGCTTAGTGGTATTGGCGCAGCTTTGACGCTTCCAGGGATTGCAGGATTTATCTTGACGTTAGGAATGGCAGTTGATTCAAATGTAATTACTTATGAAAGAATAAAGGAAGAATTACGGCTCGGGGAATCGCTGCATGATGCTGTGGAACGGGGATATGAAAATGCCTTTCCTGCGATAATTGATGGAAATATAACAACATTGCTTGTGGCAGCTGTGCTATTTTTTCTTGGAACTGGGCCAATTAAAGGGTTCGCTGTAACATTGTCGCTTGGGGTAGTGGCTACGGTAATTACAGGAGTATTTGTTTCAAAAGTAATATTAAGATTACTTATAAAGACATTTAATATAAAAAGGGAGCATCTGTTCTGGAAAGGAGCTTTGAATGAAGATTAA
- the secF gene encoding protein translocase subunit SecF, translating to MKINLKVIQNRKLYLGISAAMVVISLISLFSIKLNLGVDFKGGELIQLKYGGKIDHNSVNSTLNSLIGEIPQMKAKRVQFSDTDNTVIIRTEQLSNAQKTKIMSKLSQKTGKYEVVKNETVGAVIGKELTANAIQALLIGSILIIIYITVRFEFIYAVAGIVALVHDVIIAFGVIAMLKYEINTPFIAAILTILGYSINDTIVVFDRIRENIKRNREIRNKTALPFGEVIEKSINQVFTRSIYTSVTTLFSVIVLLILGGSTLKTFSMTLFVGMLVGTYSSVFLASPLVYIMKKGKNEPKAKDVIKSSGKTVNGYDERDKVLV from the coding sequence ATGAAGATTAATTTAAAAGTAATACAAAATAGAAAACTTTATTTGGGAATTTCAGCAGCAATGGTTGTAATTTCATTAATTTCATTATTTTCAATAAAACTAAATTTAGGAGTGGATTTTAAAGGTGGGGAACTAATTCAATTAAAGTATGGGGGGAAAATTGATCATAATTCGGTAAACAGCACATTGAATAGTTTAATTGGAGAAATTCCTCAGATGAAAGCGAAAAGAGTTCAATTTTCAGACACGGATAACACAGTCATTATAAGAACTGAACAGCTGAGCAATGCACAAAAAACAAAAATAATGTCAAAATTAAGTCAAAAAACTGGAAAATATGAAGTTGTAAAAAATGAAACCGTAGGTGCGGTAATTGGGAAGGAATTGACGGCAAACGCCATTCAGGCGCTATTAATAGGAAGTATTTTAATTATTATTTATATTACAGTAAGATTTGAGTTTATTTATGCAGTGGCAGGAATTGTGGCGCTGGTTCATGATGTCATCATTGCTTTTGGAGTCATTGCGATGCTTAAATATGAGATAAATACACCATTTATTGCGGCAATCCTTACAATTTTAGGATATTCAATTAACGATACAATTGTCGTATTTGACAGAATTCGTGAAAATATTAAAAGGAACAGGGAAATCAGAAATAAAACTGCATTGCCGTTTGGAGAAGTAATAGAAAAATCCATAAACCAAGTATTTACAAGATCAATTTATACATCAGTAACTACGCTGTTTTCTGTAATTGTGCTGCTTATTCTTGGTGGAAGCACATTAAAGACATTTAGCATGACTCTGTTTGTAGGAATGCTTGTCGGAACTTATTCATCAGTGTTTTTAGCAAGCCCTCTGGTTTATATAATGAAAAAAGGTAAAAATGAGCCAAAAGCCAAAGATGTTATAAAAAGTTCTGGTAAGACAGTAAACGGATATGATGAAAGAGATAAAGTCTTAGTTTAA
- the alr gene encoding alanine racemase, producing the protein MRCWAEININNLYSNIDEIEKIVLKNKIIAVIKADAYGHGMLEICDALIKKGIKSFAVATSDEALKIKELHDDIMVLILGPVENEYMDLIADKNIYFMVTDFEEIEYLEKTGKEKGKTADVFIKIDTGMGRVGFQESEAEKLNEILKNSSHINPIGIFSHFSSSDSDKDYTKSQESKFKAMCEKISSGIPSIKYRHLHNSFGTLKFQDSIEDFVRVGIILYGGVTDEETAPYKFKPVMSLLAKISYIKTLKEDSFISYGNTYLGKAGKTYATVSIGYADGVRRDLSNKGYVFYKGHKCEIVGRVCMDQLIILLPDELKDIAKKGDVVEFFGENISVVEVANLCNTISYEIMCGISQRVPRIYVK; encoded by the coding sequence ATGCGATGCTGGGCAGAAATAAACATAAATAATTTATATAGCAATATTGATGAAATTGAAAAAATTGTGCTGAAGAACAAGATAATAGCGGTTATAAAGGCAGATGCCTATGGACATGGGATGCTTGAAATATGTGATGCCTTGATAAAAAAAGGAATTAAGAGCTTTGCAGTTGCGACAAGCGATGAGGCGCTTAAAATTAAGGAGCTTCATGATGATATTATGGTGCTTATACTGGGACCTGTGGAAAATGAGTACATGGATTTAATTGCAGATAAAAATATTTATTTTATGGTGACGGATTTTGAGGAAATAGAATATTTGGAAAAAACTGGGAAAGAAAAAGGGAAAACTGCGGATGTATTTATAAAAATAGATACTGGAATGGGACGTGTAGGCTTTCAGGAAAGTGAAGCTGAAAAACTGAATGAAATTCTTAAAAATTCCAGCCATATTAATCCAATAGGAATTTTCTCGCATTTTTCATCATCAGACAGCGACAAAGACTATACAAAATCGCAGGAAAGCAAATTTAAAGCAATGTGTGAAAAAATATCAAGTGGGATACCATCAATAAAATACAGACATCTGCACAACAGCTTCGGAACTCTAAAATTTCAGGACAGCATAGAAGATTTTGTAAGAGTGGGAATTATACTTTATGGCGGAGTTACAGACGAAGAGACGGCTCCCTATAAATTTAAGCCAGTAATGTCCCTTCTGGCAAAAATCAGCTATATAAAGACATTAAAGGAAGACAGTTTTATAAGTTATGGGAATACATATTTAGGAAAGGCCGGGAAAACTTACGCAACTGTTTCCATCGGCTATGCTGACGGGGTAAGACGTGATTTGTCAAATAAAGGCTATGTTTTCTACAAGGGACATAAATGTGAAATTGTAGGGCGTGTCTGTATGGATCAGCTTATAATTTTGCTTCCTGATGAATTGAAGGATATTGCTAAAAAAGGCGATGTTGTGGAATTTTTTGGAGAAAATATAAGCGTTGTGGAAGTTGCTAATCTGTGTAATACGATTTCATATGAAATTATGTGCGGAATAAGTCAAAGAGTGCCTAGAATTTATGTAAAATAG
- a CDS encoding CvpA family protein, translating into MILDIGFIIMLVIFILLGYKRGFSLEFFNMFKFIFIIFITNYIYKFFLNSGRIKHKNQLKIFIIMVVIQYVIYSVILISNGKFLKSIKMKKFDKFYGMMFGIMKIFFVAVIVYIIIITSSGNSRRIRELRDKSFSIQFMTKYALKFADSFPNFIKSDVEGYVISRREKQVINDVLKNYENFKPDEFEKNKIIN; encoded by the coding sequence ATGATATTGGATATTGGATTTATAATTATGCTAGTAATATTTATTCTTCTTGGTTATAAAAGGGGATTTTCTTTAGAGTTCTTTAATATGTTTAAATTTATTTTTATTATTTTTATAACAAATTATATTTATAAGTTTTTTTTAAACTCGGGTAGAATTAAGCACAAAAATCAATTAAAGATATTTATTATTATGGTTGTAATCCAATATGTTATTTATTCTGTTATTTTAATAAGTAATGGAAAATTTTTAAAAAGCATAAAAATGAAGAAGTTTGACAAATTTTATGGAATGATGTTTGGCATAATGAAGATATTTTTTGTTGCAGTTATTGTGTATATAATCATTATTACAAGTTCTGGAAACAGCAGAAGAATAAGGGAGTTAAGAGATAAAAGCTTTTCCATACAGTTTATGACGAAATACGCATTAAAATTTGCAGATTCCTTTCCAAACTTTATAAAAAGCGATGTGGAAGGATATGTTATAAGTAGGCGGGAAAAACAGGTAATTAATGATGTATTGAAAAACTATGAAAACTTTAAGCCAGATGAATTTGAAAAAAATAAAATCATTAATTAA
- a CDS encoding LptF/LptG family permease yields the protein MKIIDRYIYNSLILPSLFGISIFTFIMMLNVVMEVMERLFASDLPFISIIDYLFYAMPGVLVQTIPMGAFLGVMLVYGGLSETNEIVAMEGSGIGLFRIIRPAFIFGVILTLIGLGLELYVNPRALKNINAQTKQILASKPNSLSEEKVFLTNEEKGFGFYIDEVNNEKATAKNFLIINKRGDNQYPIIFLAENAKFDPGIIRLRKVKGYAFDKDGNSQVSAEYQEQEIPITTFFRENKQEVKKSRKEMNIKELKEFYRQNIKNPEEKETALKAQVEIYQRLIGPLASTFLCWLGVLLSVGHRRSGRGISFGISLIVIFGYIGMASYAKIMVLKNNVPANIAMWIPNFILFILCIYFSIKKYKGN from the coding sequence ATGAAAATAATTGACAGATATATTTACAATTCGCTCATATTGCCGTCATTGTTTGGAATAAGCATATTTACATTCATCATGATGCTAAATGTGGTAATGGAAGTTATGGAGCGGCTGTTTGCAAGTGATTTGCCATTTATATCTATAATTGACTATTTGTTTTATGCGATGCCAGGTGTTCTTGTCCAGACAATTCCGATGGGAGCGTTTCTGGGAGTAATGCTTGTTTATGGAGGGCTTTCTGAAACAAATGAGATTGTTGCGATGGAAGGTTCTGGAATAGGGCTGTTTAGAATAATTCGTCCAGCATTTATTTTTGGAGTAATACTTACTCTTATTGGGCTTGGACTTGAGCTTTATGTAAATCCGCGTGCATTGAAAAATATAAATGCCCAGACAAAGCAAATTCTAGCTTCAAAGCCAAATTCACTGTCGGAGGAAAAAGTATTTTTGACAAACGAGGAAAAAGGATTTGGATTTTATATTGACGAAGTAAATAATGAAAAAGCTACGGCTAAAAACTTTCTAATTATAAATAAACGTGGAGATAATCAATATCCGATAATCTTTCTTGCAGAAAATGCAAAATTTGATCCAGGAATCATAAGATTACGGAAAGTAAAGGGATATGCCTTTGATAAGGATGGTAACAGTCAAGTTTCGGCTGAGTATCAGGAGCAGGAAATACCGATTACTACTTTTTTCAGGGAGAATAAGCAGGAAGTGAAAAAAAGCCGTAAGGAAATGAACATAAAGGAATTAAAAGAATTTTACAGACAAAATATAAAAAATCCTGAAGAAAAGGAAACGGCATTAAAGGCACAGGTGGAAATTTACCAGAGGCTTATTGGGCCGCTTGCAAGTACGTTTTTATGCTGGCTGGGAGTATTGCTTTCGGTAGGGCATAGACGAAGCGGAAGAGGAATAAGCTTTGGAATAAGCTTAATCGTTATATTTGGTTATATAGGAATGGCAAGTTATGCAAAAATTATGGTGCTAAAAAATAATGTGCCTGCAAACATTGCAATGTGGATTCCTAATTTTATTTTATTTATATTGTGCATATATTTTTCAATAAAGAAATATAAAGGAAATTAG
- a CDS encoding LptF/LptG family permease — MNKLDKYIILNYVKSFILGMMMFFLIFLLAESISLTGWIMDGKLKGHDAIKYLRYGTPEIITNTAPLGVLLGSLLCISKMAKQLEVAAMKTSGISFARIALFPMIFSFLVSMGVFWLNYDILGKSNTKKENLKSLKIDNKEPVKEEKKFIFVKIDKKTVLFSEYANKKTGTMEYIEILKFEKGFKQISKIYTSPFAKINPKTNEWTFKDLKEYDEKTNLMKPADTKKFKFTAKMEDVLASPVKAKNLTMPELREKVVYFTRVGADSLNLRIEFYYRISFALASFVMCLIGLSLGSRYVRGGAAVNIGLSVIIGYAYYGVSTILRSMAVTGTVPIYAACFIPLIIFLIVGIKLFRDSEY, encoded by the coding sequence ATGAATAAATTAGATAAATATATAATTCTAAATTATGTAAAAAGTTTTATTTTGGGAATGATGATGTTTTTTCTAATATTTCTGCTAGCTGAAAGTATTAGTCTTACAGGATGGATTATGGATGGAAAGCTGAAAGGACATGATGCCATAAAATATCTGAGATACGGAACGCCTGAAATTATAACAAATACAGCTCCTCTTGGAGTTCTGCTTGGAAGCCTTCTATGTATAAGCAAGATGGCAAAGCAATTGGAAGTTGCAGCAATGAAGACAAGTGGAATCAGTTTCGCAAGAATAGCCCTGTTTCCAATGATTTTTTCATTTCTTGTAAGTATGGGAGTATTTTGGTTAAATTATGATATTTTAGGAAAATCAAACACTAAAAAGGAAAATTTAAAATCTTTAAAAATTGATAACAAGGAGCCAGTCAAGGAGGAGAAAAAATTTATTTTTGTAAAAATTGACAAAAAAACAGTGCTTTTTAGTGAATATGCAAATAAAAAAACTGGAACAATGGAGTACATCGAAATATTAAAATTTGAAAAGGGATTTAAACAAATTAGTAAAATATACACTTCTCCATTTGCAAAAATTAATCCTAAGACAAACGAGTGGACTTTTAAGGACTTAAAGGAGTACGATGAAAAAACTAATTTAATGAAACCTGCTGATACAAAAAAATTTAAGTTTACTGCAAAAATGGAAGATGTTCTGGCAAGTCCAGTCAAGGCCAAAAATCTGACAATGCCTGAGCTGCGTGAAAAAGTAGTTTATTTTACAAGAGTTGGAGCAGATTCCTTAAATTTGAGAATTGAATTTTATTACAGAATATCGTTTGCACTGGCTTCTTTCGTAATGTGCCTAATTGGGCTTTCGCTGGGGAGTAGGTATGTAAGGGGAGGAGCGGCTGTAAATATCGGATTGTCCGTAATAATTGGTTATGCCTATTACGGTGTCAGCACGATTTTGCGTTCAATGGCAGTAACTGGGACAGTTCCAATTTATGCAGCTTGTTTTATTCCGTTAATTATATTTTTGATAGTTGGAATAAAATTATTTAGGGATTCTGAATATTAA